The following is a genomic window from Actinomycetes bacterium.
ACTTTTACAAATTCTTCTTCGCTTCCGGATATGTGCTCTGCCAGGGCAATGGTAGCGTTGTTATGGGAACAGATTAAAGCAGCCTTTAGTAGATCCAATACGCTTACCTTATCCCCTCTTTTGAAAGTGAAAGCAGAATGATTTCTGCCATCGGCATTTTCACTTATCTCTGCAACCTGGCTGAGATCGCCTACTGTTTCAATAGCAATTATGGCGGTTAACATCTTGGTGGTACTGGCAGGATACATCCTGCGGTAGCTATTCTTCTCCCATAGTATTTTCCCGGTTTCAGCTTCCATTACCAGCGCTGATTCTGCGGTGATCTCCGGGCCTGGTTCCCCATACAGCTGACCGTAGAATAAAAAAGAAAGAAACAATACCACAAATACTAAAAAGAGGCTGGTAATGAATTTTTTAAGCAGTACCCTGTAGCCTATCATTTATGCTGTTCCAAAAATTTACGGTTTTTTCTTTTTACCAGTAAGCTATAAAAATTATTAAGATGTGAATCCAGCTGGCCCATGATCTTCTGGCCATTTTTATGTGATTCTTTACTGGAAGATAAAAACAGGGGCAGCACTATTTGCTGAATGAAAGATGAATGCCTGTTGGCAAAATTGTCAAACATTTTAAGGTGTTTGATATGTATTCCATATTTTTCAAGCTGGGCAGCGATTTTTATAACATCCAGGTCATCGCTGGATATCATATCCCGTTCCCCTTCTTTTTGAGTTTCTATTATATTGTCTTCCACCAGCTCATTTATGTAAGAAGCGCTGATACTGTATCTGTCGGCAGCTTCTCCCAGTGTAAGGGATTTGGGTTCTGCTTCCTCATATTGTTCTCCCAGCTTAAGCTGCATATCCTTTAGCAGCTTGTTTTCATCATTCTGGGTGGAGAAATCTACAGTTTCAATTTTTTCTTTAACTACATCAAGAGGCATATAATATTCTTTTTGCATCTTAAGTATAAAGTTAATCTTCTTTATATCCAGGGCAGAATAAATCCGGTACTTATTTTCGGCCCTGTCGGGATTAATAAGGCCCCTGGATTCCAAAAACCGCAGTTTACTGGAACTTATATCCGGATATACCTCCTTCAATTTTTCTACCAGCTCGCCAATGGTTAAGTATTTTTTATTATCTTCCATATCCTATTGTTTAGGTTGTAAAATATAAAAATATGTATTTACCTATTTGAACCCTGTCGCCGCTTTTCAATAAGCAGCTATCCACCCTTTCACCGTTAACATAGCTTCCATTAAGGCTGCCGGCATCTTCTAGGGCCAAACCTTCCTTTTGGCTGTTGATAAAGGCATGCTGCCTGGAAACCGTAATATC
Proteins encoded in this region:
- a CDS encoding MerR family DNA-binding transcriptional regulator, translated to MEDNKKYLTIGELVEKLKEVYPDISSSKLRFLESRGLINPDRAENKYRIYSALDIKKINFILKMQKEYYMPLDVVKEKIETVDFSTQNDENKLLKDMQLKLGEQYEEAEPKSLTLGEAADRYSISASYINELVEDNIIETQKEGERDMISSDDLDVIKIAAQLEKYGIHIKHLKMFDNFANRHSSFIQQIVLPLFLSSSKESHKNGQKIMGQLDSHLNNFYSLLVKRKNRKFLEQHK